TCGTGCACGATCTGATTGATTGGATCCGGTTTTCCCAACACCCCGACGATATCCCCAGGACGGAGTTTCTCGAAGCCGGAGGGATGCCACTCGATCCCGCCTTGCCGCTTTAGAAAAACGATGCTGATCCGATAAAGCTGTTCCAGATCGTGCAGGGTCTTGCCCCGAAAATTATAGCCGTCCGGAAACGCCACCGTCCCGAAGCACAGCGGGATGCCCTCGACCATGATCGGCGGGGTGATGTTGGCGCCGGCGGCGGTGGCCGCAAACACCGGCGAGGCGATGCCGGTGGCGCTGATCGCCTGGAATCCGAACTGTTGCTGCAGCGCGGCGGCGAAGTCATCGTCGAAAATCCGGATCACGACATGGATCGAGGGACGGATTCCGCGGGCCTTGACGGCCATCTGCAAGTTCAGGCTGTCGTTTTGAGTGCAGAGGATGATGGTCCGCGCCCGGCGGATGCCGGCCGCCTCCAGCATTTCTTCCTTGGTTCCGTCGCCGGGAATCACCGGGATGTCGAGCCGGCGGGTATTGGCGACCAAGTCGGCGGTCGGGGAAAGCTCAACCGCCACGACGTCCTGCTCCATATCGTGAAGCTGGCTGGCGACGCGGAAGCCCAGGTGACCCAAACCCACCAGGATGATGTGGTTGTTGAAGGTGGAGGCGACGGCCATTTCCCACTCCTTGCCCCGCGCGCGGCGGTTGAAAAACAGCGTGCCAAAATCCGCCAATCCGTAAGCCAGGGTGATGACGCCGATGACCGGCATGAGAAAGTGGAACAGCTGCAGTACGAACGCCTGCGGAAAATCCCCCGAGGATTCCAAAAAGGTGGCGGACAGCACGAGGAAGACGCCCTCGACCGGGCCGGACAGCGGCTCGCCGCACCAAGCCGCGAGGCGGTAATACAACAGGCCGAACCCGACGATCGCCAGCAGAAACAACGCCAGAGGGTCTCGGAACTCCCGGAGGAGCAGGGAGGTGTCGCGCAGGCTGGCACGCCAGCTTCGGGTATATGTCCGGCTTCGCGATTTCCGCATGGGAATGCCGTTTGAGACCGAAGCCGCCGACTGTGGATTTGGACGGGGACAACCAATCGGCCTCAAACGGTATTATACATAAATCCCCCGCGCCCCAAGCGGATTCGGAAGCCGAAGCAGGATCCTGCCTGCCGATGCGCATGAAAATTATTGCTGGGATACCGGGAAAATGCTAAAATCAACCCAGCTGACCGGATGGGGAGATCCGCAGATATGGCGAGAGACTTCAGCCAAGTTCTCCAACAGGCGATGGAATTTTATGTCGCCGGACAGATCGTGGAAGCGCGGGCGTTGCTTCTGGATGTCGTCCGCGCCGACTCCAAATTGGAGGCCGGCTGGATGTTCCTCTCCTACACCTTGGAGGATCCGGGGCAGAAGGCGGATTGCTTGCGCAAGGTGCTGGCGCTGAATCCGCAGAACACGGAGGCGAAAGCCGCGCTGGAGAAGCTCGAGAACGTGCTGCACGAAGGGCCGAAACCGCCGCCGCGGACCGCAGAACTGCTCGGCGAAACCCCTTTGATTGTTCCCGCCGAATCCGCCGCCGCCCGAGGCGCGCTGCCGGATGAATCCCCCGTCGCCCCCGAGGACGTTCCCCCGATCGCCGCGGCGGACCGGCCCGGTGAATCCACCGCCGTCCGGAATACGGCCTCCACCCCGCCGGAGGCTTCCCAAACGCGGGAAACCCTCCTGCACGCCGCACCGTTTACCGTCGATATCGACCATGTGGAAGAGGACCTATCCGTGATTGCGGACAATCTCCTTCCCGTGATCGAGCCCGGCGTAAAAACCAAAACCAGCCCCACACCAAAGGCACAGCCCTCCGAATCGCAAGCGGGGACGGAAAAGAAAAGCCCGGTTTCATCACTCCCGCCGGCTGCACCGTTTGTGCAATCCGGTGAAATTCCCGCCCAAAAGACGGTCCGGCGCACCGGCGGACTGCAAAAGCCGGTTGCACCGGTAGACCGCGCAAAAACCGGCACTCCCGAAACCGCCGAACAGAAATCGGAGCAACCCAAGAAAAGGGGGGTCGGTTGTACCTGCACAGCCGCTTTGTTGGGGTTGGTTCTCCTGGTTGCGGCAGCCGGTGGCGGATTGTGGGCTACGGGCAACCTTCCACCCGAAATCCTCGTCTGGCTGACGCCCCAGAGCCAGCCGCCGGCCGCCGCCGTCACGGAAACTGACAGTACCCCCATCCGTTTGATCCTTCCGCCGGAATCCACCAAAACGCCGGTGCCGAGCATCACCTCCACGCCGACCATCACCGAAACCCCGACCCTCACCACGACCCCGACCCTCGCGCCGCCGGACCCGACCGTACAGGCGGATATCGATCGGTTGATGGCGGAGGTGCAGGACCTGAGGGGATTGGACATGGACGAAGACGTTCCGGTGTACGTTGTTGATCTGACCCAGGCGGAATCGATTCTGCAACAGGAGCTGGACAGGACCGGATACCGGGAAACCCTGCAAAACGAGGCCAAGTCCCTGTCGGTTCTGGGCTTCATCAAACCCACCTACGACCTGGCGGAATTCGCGCTTTCGCGCCTGGCCGACGGGGTGATGGGCTTCTATATGCCCAACACCCGGACGATCTACATCATCGGCAACCGCTTTGCGGGCATGGAGCGCTGGACCTTCACCCACGAATACAATCATGCCTTGGTGCATCACCATTTCCCGGCAGTCGGGATAATGGACGACGATCCTCTTTGTTTAAACGATTCACAGCGTTGCGAGGCCATCCGCGCCTTGGTGGAGGGGGATTCGATGCTGATTATGGTCCAGTGGCTGGAGCAGTACGCGACCCCGTACGACATCCGCGACATCGAACTCTATCCCTACCCGTTCCTGCTCCCGCCGGGCCAAAACACGCCGCCGTGCTTTTCAAAAATGGTGGAGTTCGCGTATTACAACGGATTGAATTTCGTGGGAACCCTATGGTCTCTAGGAAGTTGGGCGCGGGTCAATCAGGCGTATCAAAATTTACCCGTCAGCACGGAGCAGATTTTGCACCCGCAGAAGTACCTCAACGGAGAAAAACCGGCGGCCATGCGGGATCCGAAAATTGAAAACAAACTCGGGGACAGCTGGCGGTTGATCAAGTCCGATAGCTTGGGAGAATACATGACCTTTCTCCTCCTGAGTTACGGATCGGATAGCTTTGCCCAGATTCCCGCGGAAACCGCCCAAACCGCCGCCGCAGGCTGGGGCGGGGATCGTTATTATGTGTATTCCGACTCGGCGCAGGAAGACCGAATTGTGCTGGCGGCCGAATGGACCTGGGATACGAACGCCGACGCGGCCGACTTTATGGTTGCCATGCAAGATTATTTGGATGAGCGGTTCCGAGGGGAGAAGCTCGGCCCGGCGCCGGGAGAATGCTGGGCGATGAACCAACAAACCGCCTGCCTTTTCCGCGGCGGGAAAAACATTTTGTGGATCATCGCGCCGGATTTATCCTTCTTGGAAGAGATACGATCCGCGTATACCGGCTATTGAAAATCCCCGTCCCGGGTCGCCTGGACCGACACGCCAATCGATCCGGTCTGGAAGCCGGAAAAAACCGTCCTTGGGTCCATACTTGAAAAAAGGGGCTGTCTAAATAGATAGGTAGGGCAGGTGGAAGATCGTCATGCCCGCGAGCTCTTAGCGGGCATCCAGAGACTTTGTCCTGTTTACCCGCGAAAAGGCCCTGGATTCCCGCTAAAAACACGCGGGAATGTCATCTCAATAAGTATCTGGTCTCATCCATAATAAGAAAGTCCAACTTTTTAGACAGCCCCGAAAGCCTCCAACAGGAAGCGGTTTTTCCGGATCGTTGGCTGTCTTCCTCACGCGCGGCAAACGGTTCCGAATCGCGGCGGACGACGGGTTTTCCCGGTCGGCGATCAACACTCGCTGTAGCCGCAGGAATAGCATTTCCGGCAGCCTTCTTCGTTAACCACAGCGGCTTCGCCGCACTGCGGGCACAGATCCCCGATTTTCATTTTTATCTGGCCCGGCGCGAGTGTTTCCACATCGGCGGGCGGCAGTTTGCCGGTCTTTTCGGAATCCCCATCCGGCATGGCGCCCTCCAAATAATCGGCCAGGACGTGGGCCACGCCGTCCGGGAGCGACAGGACTCGGTTTGGTCCGAAGCCCAGCGGGCGGCCGCCGCCGATTCCGGCCAGCTGGCGGACAACCTCGAGCAGGCGGTCCTTGGGCGGAACCGGAGACCCGAGCCGCAGGATGTAGGAAATCAACCGCCCCAGGGCTTCCGAAACGGCCGCCGTTTCCGAGCCGGCCTTGGCCGTGGCGATGAACACCTCAAACGGCTGCAGGCCGTTGTTTTCATTGACCGTCACGAATGCCTTGCCGAGCGGGGTATCGACCTGGAAGGTTGAGCCCGGAAGCCGCCGCGGGCGCGGCCGCTTGGTCTCGTACCACAAAGGAATGGATTGGTCGCTGGAAGGCGACGCCGTCGGTATCATCGTCACGGGGTGGGGGGCGCTTTCGGGGGGAGAGGTGAGGATGCTGACATCCTGGCCTTTGCTCTTCGCCGTCTGTGCCGTTTCCAGGACGACCTGTTGGCGCGAACCGGTGATGAAGACGGTGGTTCCCTTGCAGCCCAACTCCCACGCCATCTGGTAGGCGCGCGCGACGTCGGTTTCGGCCGCCTCCGGCGGAAAATTGATCGTTTTCGAAAGGCTGTTGTCGACAAAAGCCTGCAGGGAAGCCTGCATGCGGACGTGTTCCTCGGCGGTGATATCCTGGGAGACGACGAACCGATCGCGAAACGCCTGCGGAAGTTCCTGGACGTCCTGGCAGGAACCCTGCTGGATGACCTTTTCCACGACCTGCTGGCGTTCTTGTTCGTCCAGTTTCAATTCCTTGAGCGATGATTCAAACAAGGGTGAAATGTACGGCAGCTGCAGGTCCTGACCGTTGTCGTTGACATGGCGGATGTAGGCTAGGGCGAACACCGGCTCGCAGCCGTATCCTTCGCAGCCGGCCACCGTGGCGATCGTCCCGGTGGGGGCGATGGTGCACTGGGCCGCGTTGCGCAGGCCGTGGGTTTTTATCCCCTGGGTGATTTCCCCCCAATCCAGGTCCGGGCGGCGGAAATCCCTCGCATGGGGTGTAAGAGGCCGCGGGGGCTCCCAACGCAGGCGAGTTTGATCGTACACGCTGCCTTCGATTACCGGAAACGGGCCGCGCTGGCGGGCAAGGGCGATGCTGGTTTTCATCGCGTGGAAGCGGATGAATTCCATCACCTGCGAAGCGAATTCCTGCCCTTCCGGGGAACCGTAGCGGATACCGGCGTGATACATCAGGTCCGCCAGGCCCATCAACCCCAAGCCGATCCGGCGGGCCCGGAAGGCGGCTTCCTTCAATTGGGGCACAGCCGGAACGTAGACGTTCATCGAAACCACGTCGTCGAGAAAACGGGTGGAGAGCGCGACATCCTTGCGCATTTTTTCCCAATCGACGGACCGGCCCCGGCCGAAGTGGCGGGAGAGGTTCAGGGATCCGAGGCAGCAATTCTCGTAAGGCCCGAGCCACTGCTCGCCGCACGGATTTGTGGCTTCCAGGTCGTAGAGGTGGGAGACCGGGTTTTCGCGGTTGGCGGTATCGAGGAAAAGGACGCCGGGTTCTCCGTTGTGATGCGCCTGATGGACGATTTTGTCGAACAGGTCGCGCGCCCGGAGGGTTCTATAGGTGCGGATGGGAATCCCAGCCCGTTCGGCCTGTTCCAGCGTGCCATGGAAAGTGCGGTACCCTGGCGCGTAGACGTCCGGAAACCGCAGGGACCAATCGCCATCGTTTTTTACCGCTTCCATAAAGGAATCCAGCATGCCGACCGAAATATTGAAGTTGGTGATCGCTTTTTCGTCGGTCTTGCAGGTGATGAATTCCTCGATATCCGGATGGTCGATGCGCAGCACCGCCATATTGGCCCCGCGGCGGGTTCCGCCCTGGGCGATCTCGCCGAAGGCCTTGTCGTAGACCCGCAGGAATCCGACCGGACCGGTGGCTTGGCCTGAGGAGGAATTGACCAACGCGCCCTTGGGCCGGATTCGCGAGAAGGAAAAACCGTTCCCGCCTCCGGTCTGCTGGATAAGGGCGGCGTTGCGCAGGGTTTGAAAAATGCCGGATTCTTCGCGGCCCATGTCGTCGGAAATGGGCAGGACAAAGCAGGCGGCCAGCTGACCGAGCGGCGTCCCGGCGCCGGTGAAGGTGGGGGAGTTGGGAAAGAACCGCAGGCCGGCGAGAATTTCATAAAAAGCCTTGGCCGTTTCGGTCACGTCGCCGCCGAATTCGGCTTCGGCCTGCGCAACGTAGCCGGCCACGCGCCAAATCATTTCCTCGACCGACTCGGCCGGCTTTCCGTCGGGGCCCCTGCGCAAATAACGCTTCTCCAGGATGATCCGGGCGTTGGGGGATAAAACCACCGGCTCCAATGAAGGACGGCCGTTTCCATTGACCTTCGATTTTTCAGAGACGGCGGTGGTTTGGCTCATGCCTTCCTCCTGGGAAAGGGTGTGAATCCCGGCCGCGTCAACCGTTTTCCAGCAGCAAGGAGTTGATTTCATCACGGATCGACCGCAGGTCATCGAACCGAAGGTAGACGATCGCGAAGCGAATGTAGGCGATGTGATCGAGCTCTTTCAGGGCGGAGATCACCATGTCCCCGATAACGCGGCTGGAGATCTCGGGTTTGTTCATCTGTTGCAGCGCGGCTTCCACTTCACCGACGATGCGGTCGATCTCCGAAGCCGGAACGGGGCGCTTGGCGCAAGAGATGCGTATCCCGCGGGAAAGCTTTTCCCGATCGAATTCTTCGCGCGTGCCGTCGTGTTTGACGATCAACGGCGTCGAGACGATCGGCCTTTCATATGTCGTAAACCGCTGTCGGCAATCCAAGCACTCTCGGCGTCGCCGGACGCCACCCCGTGAATCATGGGTGGTATCAATGACCTTTGCATCTTCCTTTCCACAAAAAACACAGCGCATTAGAACATTTATTCTACGCCAAAAATGGGGATTCAGTCAACTTCATCCCGACATCTCCGGTAGATTTTCATTTTATCATCGGCAAACACCGGAATCAACCGATTTGGAAGGCATGAACCTTAAAAAATTAATGATTGTGGATAAGTTATGCCTCACCCAGGGGAGTCAAATGATCGAACTACATGGCGGGACGAATCTTTGGTGCCATCAAAGGATGGCGAATACTAGGAAATCCGTACCGGATATGGATAGAGGAATAAGAACAGATGACTTACACGTATGAAAAGCATGAGTGATTCAACGGACTCTGCCGGTTACCGCAAGCCTCCTTAAAGTGAAAAAAGGAATAGTATCGATCCCCTTTTCCGTAAATCCGCGCAAGCGATCGGTCCCCTGCAGGCGTTACAAATAACGGGGCGGACCCAGTATTAAAAAAAACCAGCCATGGACCCGCTTCGAGGTCTTGCATTAGCGGCGACATGGCTGGAGGTTGTTGGGGAAATGCGAAATCTATTTCTTGGCTTCTTTTGGCTCCTGCGTCTGCTTCGCTTCCTTGGCGGGAGCCTCCTTGCTTGCTTCCTCCTCTTCTTCGCCTTCTTCCAGTTTCTTGCCCTTCTCGATCACTTCCACTTCGGCCGGGACGGCCGCCGCCGGCGCCGCCGCCACTTCTTCTTCGGCCATTTGGGCCGTGACGGTCACCACGGTCTCGTTGGGATCCATAAGCACGCGGATGCCCGCGGGCAGGACGATGTTCTCAATCGCGATGGAATCCCCGATTTTTTCAAGCGGAGCGAGGTCGACCTGGATGACGTTGACCAGATCCTTCGGAAGGCATTCCACTTCGAGGTCGTTCAGCACGGGCACCAAAATACCGCCGAAATCGCGGACGGCGGCGGATATGCCCGTAAATTGCAACGGGACGTGGACGCGGATCTCACGGTCGGTCGGAACGGCGTAGAAATCCACGTGCAGGATTGTACGTCGTACCGAATTCCGCTGAATATCGCGCAGAAGAACCGAATAATCCTTTTGGCCGACCTTCAGCCGAACCAAGGTCGAACCGGTAAGACTGTTTAAAACGGTGGATGCGGCCTTGGCGTCCAATTCAATCGGGGTAGCCTCAATCCCGGGCCCGTAGATCACGGCGGGAATCTTACCGGAATTGCGCAATGCGAATAATCCTTTCCCGACCGCGGTTCGGGCATTGCCCTGAAGTTCGATGTCACTCATGCCAACCTTCCTGGGAGCGCCTCGGGCCGGTTTACGGCCCCCTTCGCTCCATTTGGATTTTTCCCAGGTTTTTTGGGAAAGCCGCGAGATTCTAACGGCTTCCCGCCCCTGCGTCAAGAAAGCAACCCGGTCCAAGCCTTTCAAGGGCCTCGGAGTTATCTGGTCCGAAGTATGCCTGGGGATTTGTTGTTTCAGCCGGAAAAGTAATCGGACAATAACTGTCCGAAAACTTGATTTCTCTTTATTTCTATGCTATTCTCGCGCATGACCTTATCGCCATGAACGGTGTCTGGGAGGCAACTGCGCCATGCTTCGAGAAAGAATTGCCGAAGATGTTTCGTTTTTTTCCAGTGATTTATACGCTCAGGTATGCGCCGGCGTGATCGGCACACCGGACGGAGCGATCTTGATCGACACCTTGGCGCTTCCCTCGGAAACCCGGGAAATCCGGGAATACGTCGAACAACGCATGAATACCAAAGTGCGCTTCGTCATCAACACGCATTACCACGCCGACCATTGCGGCGGCAACTACATTTTTCCGGAAGCCCAGATAATTTCGCATGAAATATGCCGTAATTTAATGGAAACCATGAGCCGAAAAGCGCTGGAATCGGCCAAGTCGGAAAACAAGGAACTCAGCGACGCTGAGGTGATTCTGCCCAACGTGACCTTCCGCGACGGATCCCTATATTTTCTGGTTGGCAAGCGAACCATCCGGATTTTTCCCCTACCCGGACATTCGCCCGATGGGATCGGGGTCTTGCTGGAGGAGGAGCGGATCCTGTTTGCCGGAGACGCTATGATGCCCC
The sequence above is a segment of the Anaerolineales bacterium genome. Coding sequences within it:
- a CDS encoding 50S ribosomal protein L25, which translates into the protein MSDIELQGNARTAVGKGLFALRNSGKIPAVIYGPGIEATPIELDAKAASTVLNSLTGSTLVRLKVGQKDYSVLLRDIQRNSVRRTILHVDFYAVPTDREIRVHVPLQFTGISAAVRDFGGILVPVLNDLEVECLPKDLVNVIQVDLAPLEKIGDSIAIENIVLPAGIRVLMDPNETVVTVTAQMAEEEVAAAPAAAVPAEVEVIEKGKKLEEGEEEEEASKEAPAKEAKQTQEPKEAKK
- the nrdR gene encoding transcriptional repressor NrdR, which translates into the protein MRCVFCGKEDAKVIDTTHDSRGGVRRRRECLDCRQRFTTYERPIVSTPLIVKHDGTREEFDREKLSRGIRISCAKRPVPASEIDRIVGEVEAALQQMNKPEISSRVIGDMVISALKELDHIAYIRFAIVYLRFDDLRSIRDEINSLLLENG
- a CDS encoding TrkA family potassium uptake protein; this encodes MRKSRSRTYTRSWRASLRDTSLLLREFRDPLALFLLAIVGFGLLYYRLAAWCGEPLSGPVEGVFLVLSATFLESSGDFPQAFVLQLFHFLMPVIGVITLAYGLADFGTLFFNRRARGKEWEMAVASTFNNHIILVGLGHLGFRVASQLHDMEQDVVAVELSPTADLVANTRRLDIPVIPGDGTKEEMLEAAGIRRARTIILCTQNDSLNLQMAVKARGIRPSIHVVIRIFDDDFAAALQQQFGFQAISATGIASPVFAATAAGANITPPIMVEGIPLCFGTVAFPDGYNFRGKTLHDLEQLYRISIVFLKRQGGIEWHPSGFEKLRPGDIVGVLGKPDPINQIVHDCRDPQ
- a CDS encoding adenosylcobalamin-dependent ribonucleoside-diphosphate reductase, giving the protein MSQTTAVSEKSKVNGNGRPSLEPVVLSPNARIILEKRYLRRGPDGKPAESVEEMIWRVAGYVAQAEAEFGGDVTETAKAFYEILAGLRFFPNSPTFTGAGTPLGQLAACFVLPISDDMGREESGIFQTLRNAALIQQTGGGNGFSFSRIRPKGALVNSSSGQATGPVGFLRVYDKAFGEIAQGGTRRGANMAVLRIDHPDIEEFITCKTDEKAITNFNISVGMLDSFMEAVKNDGDWSLRFPDVYAPGYRTFHGTLEQAERAGIPIRTYRTLRARDLFDKIVHQAHHNGEPGVLFLDTANRENPVSHLYDLEATNPCGEQWLGPYENCCLGSLNLSRHFGRGRSVDWEKMRKDVALSTRFLDDVVSMNVYVPAVPQLKEAAFRARRIGLGLMGLADLMYHAGIRYGSPEGQEFASQVMEFIRFHAMKTSIALARQRGPFPVIEGSVYDQTRLRWEPPRPLTPHARDFRRPDLDWGEITQGIKTHGLRNAAQCTIAPTGTIATVAGCEGYGCEPVFALAYIRHVNDNGQDLQLPYISPLFESSLKELKLDEQERQQVVEKVIQQGSCQDVQELPQAFRDRFVVSQDITAEEHVRMQASLQAFVDNSLSKTINFPPEAAETDVARAYQMAWELGCKGTTVFITGSRQQVVLETAQTAKSKGQDVSILTSPPESAPHPVTMIPTASPSSDQSIPLWYETKRPRPRRLPGSTFQVDTPLGKAFVTVNENNGLQPFEVFIATAKAGSETAAVSEALGRLISYILRLGSPVPPKDRLLEVVRQLAGIGGGRPLGFGPNRVLSLPDGVAHVLADYLEGAMPDGDSEKTGKLPPADVETLAPGQIKMKIGDLCPQCGEAAVVNEEGCRKCYSCGYSEC
- a CDS encoding MBL fold metallo-hydrolase, coding for MLRERIAEDVSFFSSDLYAQVCAGVIGTPDGAILIDTLALPSETREIREYVEQRMNTKVRFVINTHYHADHCGGNYIFPEAQIISHEICRNLMETMSRKALESAKSENKELSDAEVILPNVTFRDGSLYFLVGKRTIRIFPLPGHSPDGIGVLLEEERILFAGDAMMPLPFFRDGDLDTLAATLKTINGMGLENIVQGHGDVILRGEIDEMISSHLVYLERIRKETQNAVRWNWSLEDLRQLPIEKCGKSRILLNGLAPDLHFQNLTSAFLKAQKTAGVAPALKKPSGR